The DNA segment AACTCATGTTTTCAGAGCTTTCATCAAAACATGACACTTCCTGTTCTtagtgaaaaatgaagaaaagcaaaatatcaATCGAAGTTTCACTACTGTTGCACCAAATTACGCAGAAGTTGAAAGGCAAAAACGTCCCAAATTAATCTACACATGTAATAGAAAACCACATCAGATAGCTGATGAGGCGAGAATTGCCTGCCACACGGCTTACTACTACAACGGACGAGGCACAGTATTATTCAATTCTATCAAAGAAACACAGATCAGTACTAATCACTCCAGCAAAGAAAAGAAGCTCAACAACTCACTGCCACCAGCATGCGCTTATGAAATaatcagagacaaaaaaattgTACATTACAGACCTGCAGTGCATCGGGGTTGGAGGGCGGCTCTGCCGGGACGGCGCTGCTGTTCGGGCTCGGCTTGTCGCACGACTCCCCGCCCAGAAGCTCCTCCGTGGACACGAtgggcagcggcggcggcggccaaGCGGCCTCGGGCACGGCTCGAGATGGCGCCGCCACGCACAGGTTGTAGGAATAGGGCAAGGTGCCCTCGCAGAAGTCGGCCGGGAAGGCGGCGCCGGGCACGGAGAAGCGCTGCGCGCCCAGGCAGCGCAGCACGGcgggcggcccggcccggcgcagCCGCGCCAGCACGGCCAGCGCCACGCTGAGCAGGAAGAGCGCCGAGAGCAGCGCCAGCGCCAGCACCAGGTAGAACTGCAGCTCGGCCGGCGCGTCGGCGCCCGCCGGCCGCTCGCTCAGCTCCGGCAGCGCCTCGTGCAAGCTCTCGGCCAGCACCACGTGCAGCGTGGCCGTGGCCGACAGCGCCGGCTGCCCGTGGTCCTTGACAAGAGCCACGAGCCGCTGCTTGGCCGCGTCCCTGTCGGACACGGCCCGCGCCGTGCGCACCTCGCCGCTGTGCAGTCCCAGGCGGAAGAGCGCCGGCTCCGACGTCTGCAGCAGCTCGTAGGACAGCCACGCGTTGCGCCCCGCGTCCGCGTCCACCGCCACAACCTTGGCCACCAGGTAGCCGGCCTCGGCCGACCGCGGCACCACCTCGAAAGCCGGCGGCACCGGGGGTGCTCCTGGGGCCGCCCCCGAGGCCGGCCAGAGCACCCGCGGCGCGTTGTCGTTTTGGTCGAGCACGAAGACGCGCACCGTGGCCGTGGAGCTGCGCGCTGGCGTCCCGCCGTCCTGCGCCCGCACGGCCACCGAGAACTCGCGGCACTGCTCGTAGTCGAAGGAGCGCTGCGCGTACACGGCGCCGCTCCGCGCCTCCACCGACACGAGcggcgccgcgcccgccgcgcccgcGCTGCCGCCCGCCAGCCAGTAGCTCACGCGCCCGTTGGTCCCCGCGTCCAAGTCCCGCGCGCTCACGCGCAGCACCATCGCCCCCGCCGCGTTGTTCTCCGGCACGTACGCGCTGTACTCCGACTCCTCGAACACCGGCGCGTTGTCGTTCACGTCCGACACCTCCAACACCAGCTCCGTGCTGCTCGACAGCGCCGGGCTGCCATGGTCCCTGGCCACCACCGTCACGCGGTGCTCGGCCGCCTGCTCGCGGTCCAGCGTGGTCTCCGTCACCACCTTATACGAGCCGCCCGAGGACTTCATGATGGACAGCGGCGCCTTTACCGACAGCTCGCACGTCACCTCACCATTTTCGCCGGAGTCTGCGTCGTTAATATTCAGGAGTGCAACGACGGTGCCGACTGGCGCGTCCTCGGGCACGGGGCTCGACAGGGAGAGAATCGTGATCTCGGGCGTGTTATCGTTCACGTCTAGCACCTCCACCTCCACCTTGCAGTGTGCTACCAGTCCGCCCCCGTCCTTTGCCTCCACAGTCAGGCTTAACGCACTCGTGTCCTCGAAATCCAGGGGCTCCAGCAACGTAATCGTTCCTCTCTCTGCGTCTATCAAGAATTTCTGACGCACCTTGACTGGCATTTTCCCGAAGCCATAGGTGATGTGGGCATTGGTCCCGGCGTCAGCATCGGAGGCAGAGATGTTAAGCATGGTCGAGCCTAGAGGCGTATCCTCGCGCAGGCTCGCCCTGTACCGGTCCTGAGCGAACACGGGGGGATTGTCGTTGGCGTCGGTGACATTGATCCAGAGCTGGGCGGTGCCGCTTCGGGGCGGGTCGCCGCCGTCCAGCGCCGTCAGGATCAGGAGCAAATTTTGCTCCGTCTCTCGGTCCAGCGCTCGGCGGAGCACCAGCTCCGCAAACTTGCTGCCGTCCTGACTTTCCTTCGCCTCCACTTCGAAGTACTCATTTTTCTCGAGTTCGTAGCCCTGCAGCGAGTTGCTGCCCACGTCCGAGTCCTCGGCTATGCCCAAGTGAAAGCGGGTGCCGGGAGAAGCAAACTCGTTGATCTCCAGATGGAAATTGTCTTGTGGAAAGCGTGGTGCGTTGTCATTCACGTCCTGGATGTCCACCTGGACGTGGAAAACGTTGAGCGGGTTGTGCACCAGCGCCTCAAAGATGACGGAACAGGATGCC comes from the Pithys albifrons albifrons isolate INPA30051 chromosome 15, PitAlb_v1, whole genome shotgun sequence genome and includes:
- the LOC139679134 gene encoding protocadherin gamma-B5-like, which produces MGDLSRSSPSLQPKAGSPERGHQAAAVASRRLRVPLLAAAERRWSRSRSRRSVLPPQAARSAGAGHSGSGTGSTGDRRRGQQWPPSRRRPRNASAAPALAAQSGWKEGLAAAEAGRARRMLPTMAAGRRRQSREPAGGRALLLLLLPAVLLCLCCRAAAERLRYTIPEELARGSLVGPLARDLGLSPDELPARKMRVASAGKKQVKYFTVSETNGNLYVNERLDREEMCGELASCSVIFEALVHNPLNVFHVQVDIQDVNDNAPRFPQDNFHLEINEFASPGTRFHLGIAEDSDVGSNSLQGYELEKNEYFEVEAKESQDGSKFAELVLRRALDRETEQNLLLILTALDGGDPPRSGTAQLWINVTDANDNPPVFAQDRYRASLREDTPLGSTMLNISASDADAGTNAHITYGFGKMPVKVRQKFLIDAERGTITLLEPLDFEDTSALSLTVEAKDGGGLVAHCKVEVEVLDVNDNTPEITILSLSSPVPEDAPVGTVVALLNINDADSGENGEVTCELSVKAPLSIMKSSGGSYKVVTETTLDREQAAEHRVTVVARDHGSPALSSSTELVLEVSDVNDNAPVFEESEYSAYVPENNAAGAMVLRVSARDLDAGTNGRVSYWLAGGSAGAAGAAPLVSVEARSGAVYAQRSFDYEQCREFSVAVRAQDGGTPARSSTATVRVFVLDQNDNAPRVLWPASGAAPGAPPVPPAFEVVPRSAEAGYLVAKVVAVDADAGRNAWLSYELLQTSEPALFRLGLHSGEVRTARAVSDRDAAKQRLVALVKDHGQPALSATATLHVVLAESLHEALPELSERPAGADAPAELQFYLVLALALLSALFLLSVALAVLARLRRAGPPAVLRCLGAQRFSVPGAAFPADFCEGTLPYSYNLCVAAPSRAVPEAAWPPPPLPIVSTEELLGGESCDKPSPNSSAVPAEPPSNPDALQDMGIVNSSLFMGIQLVLHNMTLI